The genomic stretch CGCCCTGCGCATTCTCGTTCTTCAGCGAAGACAACCAGCCGTCGAGACGCTTCGTCGGCATCACGACGATGCCCGTGTTGATCTCTGCGATCTTCTGCTGTTCGGCCGTCGCGTCCTTCTGTTCGACGATGCGCTCGACCTTGCCTTGCGCGTCGCGCACGATGCGGCCGTAGCCCGTGGGATCGTCGAGCGTCACGGTCAGCACGCCGTAGCCGTCATGGCCCGCCGCGTCCGTCAGACGCTTGAGCGTGCTTGCCTTCGTGAGCGGCACGTCGCCGTACAGCACGAGCGTCGGCGCCGACGGATCGAGCAGCGGCAGCGCCTGCTGCACCGCGTGGCCCGTGCCAAGCTGCTGTTCCTGCAACGCAAATTGCACGTCGGACGCGGCCACCGCCGTGCGCACCTGATCGGCACCATGACCGACCACGACGACCAGTCGCGTCGGATTCAGCGTGCGGGCAGTGTCGATGACGTGAGCGAGAAGCGGCCGACCGGCCAGGGGATGAAGCACCTTTGGCAATGCCGAGCGCATGCGCTTGCCGGTGCCTGCCGCCAGAATCACGATGTTCATGACGTGGGCGTATTTGACGAGTTTGGAGTGCGCGATTTTAGCACGCTGGATGTGTCTGCATCGCCCCGCAAATGCCTGTTTTCAAAGGCTTTGCGGGGAGTGCAAGGTGTCAGATGTCGTCAAACTGAACGAACGAAACCGTTTGCGATGGCCGCTGCGTCTGGTTCGACGCGGAATCGGCCGAACACGGTTCTTCGTCGAAAGCGATGTCGCCATGCGGGTCCGCTTCGCCCGTCGCGCGCAGACTCGCGAACGGAAAAAGTTTGTGATCCATCAGGTGCGACGGCACCACGTTCGACAATGCGTTGAACATGTTGTCGACGCGCCCCGGGAAGCGCTTGTCCCACTCGCGGATCAGCGCCTTCATTTCCGCGCGTTTCAGGTTCGGCTGGCTGCCGCACAGGTTGCACGGGATGATCGGGAATTGACGCAGTTCCGCGTACTTCTCGAGGTCCGTTTCCTTCACATACGCGAGCGGACGAATCACGACGTTCTTGCCGTCGTCGGATTGCAGCTTGGGCGGCATGCCCTTCAGCTTGCCGCCGTAGAACAGGTTCAGCAGCAGCGTCTGCAGGATGTCGTCGCGATGATGGCCGAGCGCGATCTTCGTCGCGCCGAGCTCGCCCGCCACGCGGTAGAGAATGCCGCGGCGCAGGCGCGAGCATAGCGAGCACGTTGTCTTGCCCTCGGGTACGAGGCGCTTGACGATGCTGTACGTGTCCTGATTCTCGATGTGATACGGAATGTCGAGCTTGCTCAGATACTCGGGCAGCACGTGTTCCGGAAAGCCCGGCTGCTTCTGGTCGAGATTCACGGCGACGATGTCGAAGTGAATCGGCGCGCGCTCGCGCAGGCGCATCAGGACATCCAGCATCGCGTAGCTGTCCTTGCCGCCCGACAGGCACACCATCACCTTGTCGCCATCCTCGATCATGTTGAAGTCGCCGATCGCCTGGCCGACCTGGCGCGCGAGGCGCTTGAACAGCTTGTTGTTCTCGTACTGCTCTTTCTGCTCGCGACGCGTGTGCGCGCGCTTGCGCTCGGCCTCGCTGGCGGCGGGGGCTTCTTCGGTAACGGGCGCGTTCGCTTCGAGGCCCGTCAGGGTGTCGGGAGCGTTCATCGCTCAGTCCTCTTTGATCTGGAAGACCTCGACGCCCACGGCGTCGCAGTCGGGATAGACATCGGGCTTTTCCGTCGACAGACGCACGCCCCGCACTTGCGGATGCGCGAGCAGCGCTTTCGCAAGGTCGTCGCAAAGCGTTTCCTGCAAATGGATGTGCCCCTGGCTGACGCGCGCCGCGATCGTCGAGCGCATGAAGTCGTAGTCGACGACCTCGCGCAGTTTGTCTTCGACGGGCGTCGACTGCGCGAGCGGCACGAACAGTTCGACATTGATCACCACGCGCTGCTCGCCGCGCTTTTCGAAATCGTGCACGCCGATGTTGATGTGCACCTCGTAGTTGCGCAGAAAGAGCCGGCGGCAATCAGCAAGCCGGGGATGAAGCAAGGCGGACATGTTCGTTCCAGTACAAAAGTTGCTGCTTAAGTTGCAATTGGGCGCGCTTCGGACGCGCCGGTGGGCGCGCCGTCTAGCCGTCGCCGCCCGTCAAGAACATCACGTCGCGCGGCAGCGGCACGAGATGCTGGCCGCCATCGACGACAAGCGTCGTGCCCGTCACGCCGCGCGCATCCGCGAGATACAGCGCCGCCGCGACGAGATCCTCGACGCGCGACGCCCGGCCGAGCGGCGTCACCTTGTGCGCATCCGCGAAGCTGGCTGGCGTCTGATCGCCCGATTGCAGCGTGAGGCCTGGCGCGAGACCCACGACACGCACCTTCGGCGCCAGCGCCTGCGCGAGCGCGACGGTCGCCGTGCCGAGCGCGGCCTTCGACAGTGTGTACGACAGGTAATCCGGATTCATGTTGTACAGCTTCTGGTCGAGCACGTTGATCACGCACGTGCGCAGCGATTCATCGTGCCGCGCGTCGTCCGGCGTGACTTCGTGCAGCATCCGCGCAAGCACGAGCGGCGCGCCGAGGTTGATCGACGTCAGGTGCAGCAGCTTCGCGTAACCGACATCGAACGCGGTGTCCTCGTCGAACAGCGACGCGTTGTTCACGATGCAGGACGGACGCCCGAGCGCCGCCATGCAATCGGGCACGAGCCGCTCGACTTCCGCCTCGACGGACAGATCCGCCTTCAGCGCGACCGCCCGCCGTCCCAGCGCGGCGATTTCGGCGACTACGCCGTCGGCCTGTTCCTGCGACGACCCGTAATGCACCGCCACGTCCCAGCCCGCCGCGGCGAACCCGACGGCCAGCCCTCTGCCGATCCGATGCGCGGCGCCCGTGACGAGCACGGTGCGGACGGGCCGGTGCGGCTGGGCGCGGGCGGCGAAGGTATCGTTCGAGACGGTCATTTACAATGCGGGGATGAATCCGAAAGCTCACCAACCCGATAGTTTACCTGCTCCCGGCCCGACCGCGCTCGCGCAGTCCGAAGCGCTGGTTTCGCGGATTCGCGCTGAGATCGATGCAAACGGCGGCTGGATGCCGTTCGATCGCTACATGGAGCGCGCGTTGTACGCGCCGGGACTGGGCTACTACAGCGGCGGCGCTGTCAAGTTCGGGCGCCGCGCCGAGGACGGCAGCGACTTCGTGACGGCGCCGGAACTGTCGCCGCTGTTTGCCGGCACGCTCGCGCGGCCCGTCGCGCAGGCGCTCGAAATGAGCGGCACACGCCATGTGATGGAATTCGGCGCGGGCACGGGCAAGCTCGCGTCCGGTTTGCTGAATGCGCTGTTCGAACTCGGTGCGCCGTTCGACACCTACTCGATCGTCGATCTGTCCGGCGAATTGCGCGAACGTCAGCGCGAAACCATCGATGCTCTCGCGCCGGCGCTCGCTCCCCGTGTGCGCTGGCTCGACGCGCTGCCGAAAGCGTTCGAAGGCGTCGTGGTCGGCAACGAAGTGCTCGACGCGATGCCCGTGCGGCTGTTCGCGCGCGCCAGCGGAACGTGGCATGAGCGCGGCGTCGCGGCAGAAGGCGGCATGCTGCGGTTCGAGGACCGTCCCCTCCCGTCGACGCACGATGCCGCCTTTCTGCGCGATCTGGACATCGAAGGCGACGCGGACTACGTCACGGAAACGCACGAAGCCGCCCTCGCCTTCACGCGCACCGTCTGCACGATGCTGACACGCGGCGCGGTGTTCCTGATCGACTATGGCTTTCCGCGTCACGAGTACTATCACGCGCAGCGCGCACAGGGCACGCTGATGTGCCACTACCGGCACCGTGCGCACGGCGATCCGTTTCTCTACCCGGGCTTGCAGGACATCACCGCGCACGTGGAATTCACGGGAATCGCCGAAGCGGGCGTCGATGCGGGCGCGGACCTGCTCGGCTATACGTCGCAGGCGCGCTTTCTGATGAACGCAGGCATCACGGAAGCATTGAGCGCAATCGATCCGTCCGACATCCCGAACTTCCTGCCCGCCGCCAACGCGGTCCAGAAACTGCTGTCGGAAGCGGAAATGGGCGAACTGTTCAAGGTGATCGCGTTCTCGCGCGGCATCGACGGCACGCTCGATGCATTTGCGCGCGGCGACCGCTCCCATACGCTCTGAAGCACTCTGATTCGAGGCGCACCGATGATCCGCTGGCTGCTGACTACCTTCATCGCGGTGGCCGTGCTGTCGTCGTGCTGGCCGTGGCTGCGCAAGCTGGGTATCGGCAGGTTGCCGGGCGACGTCACGCTGCGGCTGTTCGGAAAGGAATATCCGTTTCCCTTCATGTCGACGCTGGTGCTGTCGATGCTGCTGTCGCTGATCGCCCGGCTGCTTTAACTACGCTTGCCCGGAAGGCGCTTCGTTCAGCGCTTTTGCCACGGCCCGCACGCGCTCGCGATGCACGGCGTCTTTGATCTCCGCGGGACTGTTTTCATACGACTTCGCTACCGCGCCGGCATCGACGGCGCGCGCCGCGACGAGCGCCTGACGCAAACGCTCGGCCTGCGGATACGCGTTCGCTTCGAAGCCTAACCGGCCGCGCGCGTCGGCCTCGCAGGCCTGCAATGCTTCGGCAAAACGCGCCGGCTTGCGCAGCGCGTCGCTGCGCTCGAAAAGCCGCACGAGACCGGCCGCCTTCGTTTCCATCACGCGATGGATGTTGCCGTGCTCGCGCGCCACCAGCAGCGCGAGATCGCGGCATTCGTTCGGCACGCGCAAACGCTCGCACAGCGGCTTGAGCAGATCGACGCTGCGCCCTTCGTGGCCGATATGACGCGGCAACACGTCTTCGGGCGTGGTCGCCTTGCCCAGATCGTGTGTGAGCGCGGCGAAGCGAACGGCCAGCGCATAGTTCTGCGCGGCCGCGTGATCCACGACCATCATCACATGCACACCCGTATCCACTTCCGGGTGATAGTCGGCGCGTTGGGGCACGCCATAGAGCGCGTCGATCTCCGGCAGAACGCGCGCGAGTGCGCCGCAGTCGCGCAGCACCTCGAACATGCGCGACGGCTTCTTCTCCATCAAGCCGCGCGACACTTCCTGCCACACGCGCTCCGGCACGAGTGCATCGACTTCGCCCGCCTCGACCATCTTGCGCATCAGCGCGAGCGTCTCGGGTGCGACGCTGAAATCCGCAAAGCGCGCCGAAAAGCGCGCGACGCGCAGAATGCGCACGGGATCTTCGAGAAACGCGTCGCTGACATGACGGAACACGCGGTGCTCGAGGTCTTCCCGGCCGTTGAACGGATCGATCACCGGGCCGATGAGCGCGCCGTCAGGCGTAACCTCGCGCGCCATCGCATTGATCGTCAGGTCGCGTCGCGCGAGGTCGTCTTCCAGCGTGACATCGGGTGCGTAGAAAAACTGAAAGCCGTGATAACCCGCCGATGTCTTGCGCTCCGTACGCGCGAGCGCGTATTCCTCCTGCGTGTCGGGATGCAGGAACACCGGAAAGTCCTTGCCGACGGGGCGAAAGCCCTGCGCGATCATCTGCTCGGGCGTCGCGCCGACCACCACGTAATCGCGATCCTGCACGGGCATGCCGAGCAGTTCATCGCGGATCGCACCGCCTACTGCGTAGATATTCATGCGCAAACGTCGTACTTGGCGATGTCATGGCCTTCGCGCAAGGCATCGCTAATCCACGCGGCGACGGCCGGTTGTTCCGTTACGCGGCGCGCGTAAGCACCCGCCGCTGCCGACAGCTTCGGCTGCCACGTGTTGAAACGCATCACGACGGGCGCGTACATTGCGTCCGCAATCGTGAAGTCGCCGAACAGGAACGGACCGCCATAAGTTTCGAGGCATTCGCTCCAGATCGCGTCGATGCGCGCGATGTCGGCGAGTGCGCCGGGCGTCGCGCCCTTGCCAGGAAACGACGCGCGAATGTTCATCCACATGTTCGAGCGCAGATCGCCGAAACCGGAATGCATTTCGGCGCTAACGCTGCGCGCACGGCCACGCGCAACGGCGTCGCGCGGCCACAGCGCGTGCTGCGGGTGACGTTCTGCAAGCGTCTCGCAGATCGCGAGCGAATCCCACACGGTGACGCCGTCGTCCGTCAGCAGGCTCGGCACCTTCCCCGAAGGCGAGTGCGCGAGGATCGACGCTTTCGTCTCGGGTTCGAACAGCGGAATCATGATTTCTTCGAACGCAATGCCGAAGTGCTTGAGTACGAGCCAAGGCCGCATTGACCAGGACGAATAGTTCTTGTCGCCGATAATGAGTTTCATGCTTCGCGATAGAGTGGGTTGAACGGCACAGTTTAACGGCCCGCGCTCGCGCGGAACGCATTGAAGCGCGAACGGAACGACGAGCCCGTCAGGTATACGGGTGCGATGGTTTCGATGCTGGCGGGCTCAATATCGAGTTCGGGCGCGAGGGGTGCGCTCAGTACGGCATCGATCTTCATCGAGTCGAGATTGTCGCGCGACAGTACCGGCTCCCCGGGCGCGAGTTCGAATGACAGCGCCTGCAGACGCGCCAGCGAATCGGGCAGCCGCACGATGCGCGCATGCTTGCCGATTACGTCGCCGCAATATTCGACGAGTGCTTCGAGCGTGTAGACGGAAGGACCGCCCAGCTCATACGTGCGCCCCGTCGAGGCGTCGAGGTCCAGCACGTTCACGATTGCCTTCGCGACATCGCCGACAAAGATCGGTTGAAAGCGCGCGCCGGCCTTGGCGAGCGGGATGACGGGAAACATGCGCTGCAGGAACGCGAACTTGTTGAGGAACTGGTCTTCGGGACCGAACACAACCGAGGGACGAAAGATCGTCGACGCCAGCATCGACGATGCGTGAATCGCGCGCTCGCCATCGCCCTTCGAGCGCAGATACATGCTCGGCCCACGCGGGTCGGCGCCGATCGCGCTGACGTGGATCAGCCGGTGCACGCTCTTGCCTTCGCAGGCGGAGACGATCCTGGTTGGCAATTCGACGTGCGCTTTCGCGAACTCGGGTCCATACGGATCGCCGCGACGGCCGTGCAGCACGCCGACCAGATTGACCACGGCGTCCGCGCCCTCGACGAAACGCGCGAGCTGAATGGGATCGAACACGTCGGTTTCCACCACGTCGATGGGAAGCAGCGTGAGATGCCGCGCGTTATAGCGGCGGCGGGTGGCGATGCGCACCGTCTTGCCGATTTCGACGAGCGCGTTGACGAGATGACTGCCGATAAAACCGGAACCGCCGATGACCGCGATGGTTTGATGTCGCATTTTTCGACTCCCTGATGGAAGCCGCGGCAACGGCTGAGGTTCGAGCGCCGCCGCTTGCGTGACGGGTCACGCGGCGGCGGCATGGCGCATCGTTACTGCAACGGCTGGATATAACCCAGACGCGCCTTCAGCGATTGCGGACGGCCTTCGAACAACGCCGCATAGTAGACGGTGTTGGACAGCACGTTCTTCACGTAGTCGCGCGTTTCCTGGAACGGAATCGCTTCCGCGAAAATCGCGCCTTCGACACCGCGCGGCAACGACGCGCGCCAGTTGCGCGGACGGCCCGGACCTGCGTTGTAGCCCGCCGTGGCGAGCACGGCGGAGCCGTCGAACTCATTGTAGATCATCGACAGATAGTTCGTGCCGAGCAGGATATTGGTGTTGATGTCGTTCATCTGGGCACGCGAGATGGTGCCGAGGCCGATCTTCTTCGCGACCAGTTGCGCCGTGCCCGGCATCAGCTGCATCAGGCCGCTCGCGCCGACCTCCGAGCGCGCGTTCATGATGAAGCGCGATTCCTGACGGATCAGACCATACGCCCATTCGACATCGAGCCCGTTCGACTGCGCGTCGCGCTCGACGATATCGCGGAACGGCGACAGGAAGCGCAGCGAGAAGTCGTGCTCGGTCTTCGTGCGATCGGCCGTATTCACTGCGCGGTCATAGAGCTCGATACGGCGCGCATATTCGGCGGCGGCGATCAGTTGACGGTCGGTCATGCTGCGCAACGGCCAGTTCCATTCGCGGTTGCCTTC from Paraburkholderia phymatum STM815 encodes the following:
- a CDS encoding DUF2905 domain-containing protein encodes the protein MIRWLLTTFIAVAVLSSCWPWLRKLGIGRLPGDVTLRLFGKEYPFPFMSTLVLSMLLSLIARLL
- a CDS encoding SDR family oxidoreductase, which codes for MTVSNDTFAARAQPHRPVRTVLVTGAAHRIGRGLAVGFAAAGWDVAVHYGSSQEQADGVVAEIAALGRRAVALKADLSVEAEVERLVPDCMAALGRPSCIVNNASLFDEDTAFDVGYAKLLHLTSINLGAPLVLARMLHEVTPDDARHDESLRTCVINVLDQKLYNMNPDYLSYTLSKAALGTATVALAQALAPKVRVVGLAPGLTLQSGDQTPASFADAHKVTPLGRASRVEDLVAAALYLADARGVTGTTLVVDGGQHLVPLPRDVMFLTGGDG
- a CDS encoding complex I NDUFA9 subunit family protein, which gives rise to MRHQTIAVIGGSGFIGSHLVNALVEIGKTVRIATRRRYNARHLTLLPIDVVETDVFDPIQLARFVEGADAVVNLVGVLHGRRGDPYGPEFAKAHVELPTRIVSACEGKSVHRLIHVSAIGADPRGPSMYLRSKGDGERAIHASSMLASTIFRPSVVFGPEDQFLNKFAFLQRMFPVIPLAKAGARFQPIFVGDVAKAIVNVLDLDASTGRTYELGGPSVYTLEALVEYCGDVIGKHARIVRLPDSLARLQALSFELAPGEPVLSRDNLDSMKIDAVLSAPLAPELDIEPASIETIAPVYLTGSSFRSRFNAFRASAGR
- a CDS encoding dihydroneopterin aldolase, whose protein sequence is MSALLHPRLADCRRLFLRNYEVHINIGVHDFEKRGEQRVVINVELFVPLAQSTPVEDKLREVVDYDFMRSTIAARVSQGHIHLQETLCDDLAKALLAHPQVRGVRLSTEKPDVYPDCDAVGVEVFQIKED
- the ttcA gene encoding tRNA 2-thiocytidine(32) synthetase TtcA: MNAPDTLTGLEANAPVTEEAPAASEAERKRAHTRREQKEQYENNKLFKRLARQVGQAIGDFNMIEDGDKVMVCLSGGKDSYAMLDVLMRLRERAPIHFDIVAVNLDQKQPGFPEHVLPEYLSKLDIPYHIENQDTYSIVKRLVPEGKTTCSLCSRLRRGILYRVAGELGATKIALGHHRDDILQTLLLNLFYGGKLKGMPPKLQSDDGKNVVIRPLAYVKETDLEKYAELRQFPIIPCNLCGSQPNLKRAEMKALIREWDKRFPGRVDNMFNALSNVVPSHLMDHKLFPFASLRATGEADPHGDIAFDEEPCSADSASNQTQRPSQTVSFVQFDDI
- a CDS encoding glutathione S-transferase family protein; its protein translation is MKLIIGDKNYSSWSMRPWLVLKHFGIAFEEIMIPLFEPETKASILAHSPSGKVPSLLTDDGVTVWDSLAICETLAERHPQHALWPRDAVARGRARSVSAEMHSGFGDLRSNMWMNIRASFPGKGATPGALADIARIDAIWSECLETYGGPFLFGDFTIADAMYAPVVMRFNTWQPKLSAAAGAYARRVTEQPAVAAWISDALREGHDIAKYDVCA
- a CDS encoding multifunctional CCA addition/repair protein, which encodes MNIYAVGGAIRDELLGMPVQDRDYVVVGATPEQMIAQGFRPVGKDFPVFLHPDTQEEYALARTERKTSAGYHGFQFFYAPDVTLEDDLARRDLTINAMAREVTPDGALIGPVIDPFNGREDLEHRVFRHVSDAFLEDPVRILRVARFSARFADFSVAPETLALMRKMVEAGEVDALVPERVWQEVSRGLMEKKPSRMFEVLRDCGALARVLPEIDALYGVPQRADYHPEVDTGVHVMMVVDHAAAQNYALAVRFAALTHDLGKATTPEDVLPRHIGHEGRSVDLLKPLCERLRVPNECRDLALLVAREHGNIHRVMETKAAGLVRLFERSDALRKPARFAEALQACEADARGRLGFEANAYPQAERLRQALVAARAVDAGAVAKSYENSPAEIKDAVHRERVRAVAKALNEAPSGQA
- a CDS encoding class I SAM-dependent methyltransferase, whose protein sequence is MNPKAHQPDSLPAPGPTALAQSEALVSRIRAEIDANGGWMPFDRYMERALYAPGLGYYSGGAVKFGRRAEDGSDFVTAPELSPLFAGTLARPVAQALEMSGTRHVMEFGAGTGKLASGLLNALFELGAPFDTYSIVDLSGELRERQRETIDALAPALAPRVRWLDALPKAFEGVVVGNEVLDAMPVRLFARASGTWHERGVAAEGGMLRFEDRPLPSTHDAAFLRDLDIEGDADYVTETHEAALAFTRTVCTMLTRGAVFLIDYGFPRHEYYHAQRAQGTLMCHYRHRAHGDPFLYPGLQDITAHVEFTGIAEAGVDAGADLLGYTSQARFLMNAGITEALSAIDPSDIPNFLPAANAVQKLLSEAEMGELFKVIAFSRGIDGTLDAFARGDRSHTL